The window ataaaaaatattttatatatataatttttttttttttttttcaagtcaaggGATTCAaatcagggggttcatttgaacccctaaCTTACAAGTGCAGCCGCCCCTGCCAGATGCATGAGCCAATGATAATGCTTTCATTATTGGTATGCttctcttaaaatttaaaactgagCAATGTGCTCCCTTAAGCATTACGTAGTAAGTATTTTAACATATTGTGTTAAGATTTACTTCAAATTTGATGgaaaatactttttcttttaaatttaactaGTAAGTTACTCGTGCGATGTATGGAtaatgttataatattttatgtaagataGTTTTAAAGAATGTTgtataaatattataacaaatttatttgtaatgagttcatcataaaaagcaataattataaattgtacacacatatttattataattattcgATTGAAataatgagaaataaaaaaaaataaaaaataaaaaataaaactttggaGGAGtattatagaataaaagttgatataaaatttttctttctctttctccttaattctaaaacaaaatacacgtTCTAAACTTTCACAGTCAATCACATCATTTACAAAACTCATAAATCCACAACGTCCGACCTTAACATCAAAATAGTAATTGTCGGTGTCACTCAACATAAAATGCAAGCCCTCATTCCTTGGTTGTAGCCAACTTATAAGAGTAGGATTAGATGAAAAAACAATGTTACAGCTTGAAAGATTGAAGGTAAATGACATCGTTTTTGGTTTGTGTATATTTGACATGGGATGGCATGAAGGGTTATggataggtatatatatataaagggatAGAAGTGTAAGAGGTGAAAATGAtgaattaaaatgcaaagaGGTTTGtggtatgtatgaaaaatgaaaagtcttgaaacattgaaccaaaggatacaaagaatatttaatttttaattagaaaagtcttgaaactttgaaccaaatgaaataaaaagtcaatatttaatttgttcttatcttgagaatatttcaattctctttgtaTAGAATACTTCACTTAGCAGAACCTCATGCTTTTCTATATGAcgtctctttatatatatatatatatatattaatgattgattaatgtaaatcataattcaataattataacaaaagatggaaaatttaaattctaaatgttTTCATTAGAAACACCAAAAAAGTGGCAAGCTGCAATCgatgaaatatatataaagtgaaATATTTAGAAGAGtaaattattttgattcatacacacacatatatggatTCACACATCTGATATTTTTAGTGTTTCATATACTAAAATATTCATTAATTCGATTATATTATTATTGCACATTGAAaataccaatatatataactatatctccccaaaaaagaaaaactcaacaAGAAAAGCAGACTCCTTTTGTAGGTTTACATtgaatttttggtttgttcactCCTTGGCCTGAGATGGCAAAAAGGAAAGAGGCTGTGGTAAGGTTTTACTTGAGCCATTTCCAATTCGATGACCAACTGCAACTATTCAATGGTATTGTATTATAAAACAATAGAGTATAATTCAAATAATCTATCCAGTGCAATTCTTTGACCATCTGTCTTGAATAGTTTACTAATTAGTAAACTATTCAAGACAGATGGTCAAAGAATTGCAACTAATCTACAATAGAGAATTACTTTTTCAACAACATAAATTTGAACTCTCTTGTGCTATGGTCGTAAAGTTATTTGTGTCtgcaacttaaattttcaaCAACTTGTAATAGGAAAATCAAGTTATTGTATAATATGCAAGAAAGTGAGAAACTAAgaaaatacatacatatttaCAAACTCTTTTTGCACAAGTAgctaatataaaatttgagaattttgagcattttttcTATGTTAGAAGATTGTACAAAGAATAAATTAAGTTATAAACAATCAAcaaatcaaaaaattgaattaactaTGTACAAAATATCCAAAACTAGAAAAGCTTGCTTGCGAATTCGTCTACATGGGAAGAAGCTGACTTTCTAGCAAGTTCTCTGAGTTGTGATAAGCTTCTCCCAAGTTTCAAAGCCACCTTCATTTCAAACAATTCcccattttctcttttctccaaATCTCTTTCCTCAAGTGTGGTTTCAATTGATTCCTGCAGTAGTTGGAAAAAGCCACCACAGTTTCTATACATCTCAATCACCATCCCAACTTGCCCACCATGCTCAAAAGCATTAACTGTGCTAGCTAAAGCCCCAGCAGCCACTGCTACTATTGGTGCCCATGATCCATTACCAACAAAAGCTGAGCCCAATGCTGCAATGCCTGTGAGTAATGGACCTGAGATAGCTAAAGTCTTATTGATCTTCAATGCCAAGTTGCCAAGTCTTACATAGTCCTCAATGTCTTTTCTCTCCACCACCTTAACAATCTCTCGCATTTCCATTTCAAGTTCCTCACTCCATCCATTGTTAAATTGTTTTCCTTCATgtaaaaagtttttcttttgtagtaCTTGATTTTTAGGCCACCAACTAGCTGGCTCAAACTTTGCAGGGAATTTTTCAAGCATCGCACCAAGCAAGGGAAGTGGGTAGGCTTTATCAAGGGCCAAAACTTTTTCCATCACCTCCTTCACATCTTCTTGAGCTGGAGTTCCAATGGCGAGCAAGGTTTGGATTTGGCTCTGGAGCTGCTTGAACAATCTTGTAGCATTACGTTGTTCTTCAGCAAGCTGTGAAGGCTGAATTTTGTTCATTATTAGCAACATTCCGGTGGCCGCGGAATACAAAAGAGTAGACGATAATTTCAACGCCAAAAGGGGCATTCCAATGCCACCAGCTGTGGCTGCAACACCAGCCATTGTTGCAGCTGTGAGAGTTATCATGTTGATGGAGTTTAgaagaagggtgttccaattGTCACGTTGTTCTCCAATGTTGGCGTGCATCTCTACTCTATCAGCAACGGCCTCCAAGAGAGCATAGAGTTGAGTGGTAACAATATTTGTACTAGAGTTGTGTGATCTATCATTGATCTTTTCTACTGGGATTGTGTTTATGAACCCGTCTCTTATATTCAGTTCCTCACCTAGATTTCTCATTGGTATTTTtggaagtgagagagagagttttggaaGATTTGGGACATGAATAGCGGCATTGATTTTCCTTGAACAACAacatgaagaagaagacgaaggtAAAAGAAGAACTGAAGCCATTTGATTGAGAGGTTTTCTCTTTTGGTTCTTGTGTATATAtgttatagaaaaagaaaggttttgAATGAAGGTGATGAGGCTCTCAACTCTTATTTATAGTGTGGAACTATAACTGGGTCAGCTACAGAAAAATGTTGAATTCAAAGGTTGACTGGCCTGATCCATTCGTATTGGCTgactttttcatatttttttggggggaattAATTTTATTGGCTGACCCATTCTGTATTCATAATTTTctatgttcaaaatttttttctgGTTTATAGCGTCGAACTATAACTGGGTCACGACGCAGCTATATATTACTCTATTACTACAAACTAATTGGCTAATtgctttcttatattttttgtcATACAATTTTAGATATCTCTAAGAGGTCAACATCTCAAAGGCGAAAGCATGTGTCCTTTTCATAGGCACACCCAGACAAGTTTAGTATATTAGTATAGTAGAGTATCTTTTGTGTCACCATTTTTATTATAACTATAAGTTGTttgacaataaataataataaaaatgataggtTTATATGAaagtaattatttataatttatgataGACTATATCATCAAATAATGATAAATGGTGGTGGTGTAGAAAAGTTATTATATATgtcttttatttggtttttgataTTGTATTTTGAGGACCTTTGAATTGATGATAAAAGCTCAAAATATACTTAAGAGAGATCTATAAaatttacctcaaaaaaaaaaagatctataaaaaaattataaataataggAACAAAGAAAACTTACAAATTGGAGCCAAATTCaacttatttcattaattagtAGATGGGGGAAATTCAAATATTGGAACTTGGtctaaattgattttgaaagctCAAATTATGTACTTAAAGAGAGatctataaaattttcttcaaaaaagaaaaaagaaaaaaaagagatctataaaaaaacataaataataagaaCCAAGAAAACTTACAAATTGGAGCCTAATTCAACTATTTTCATTAGTAGAGgggaaattcaaatattgcaacTATGTAATAGAGATTGAAAATGAGCGACAAGTACAAATTGTGATTTAACGTTTTATTATACTTACCTCATATTTAATATCATTCCACTgtaacatttttgtttttacaattCATAGATGCAATCATGCAACAAGTTCTCTTGCGATTCAATATCATTccattgtaacattttttttatcttttacaaTTAATAGATGCAACAAGGTGTAGAAACTTAATATGAGCTTATGATTGTAAGAGATTCATAGGTAAGATCACGTTATCTTTTTCATCACTGCACACTTTAATGTAATACAAAACTTTAGCATTAAAAAACATGTGGTACTAATTCTAAATGtagatttcaaattattttttttcttggttttagtCCCAATTTGATAAACAAACAACTTCATTACTTCAGTTTCttgaaagaaagattttttttttttttttaattttttatcaaccATCGTGTTTCATGCTAATATCAAATTCCTTATACAACattcataataataatcaaCACTTTTTTCactttgaataataataatttacaaaattcaaaCGAATACTCTTaaaattctttcatttttttttccttttatcaaTATTGTTCAACATATCTATGTGTATGCACGAGTTACAAGCtagcacatatatataaaataagaaaccatttcatattttaaaaatgtatggtttaaaaaaagtataagctaatattatgtataatttaaatatcttctaaaaaacatgtataatttgaatgatgtaattatgattgtttttaattgtactatGCATATACAGGGGGTTACACTCTAATTTATACATAAAGTcaaacctgaaaaaaaaaatccaattagattttcaattggtgtctaattttgcaccacatatccccttttttttttttttttttttttaaaaaaaaattgtggcaagtGAGTTGTTAGTGCAAAAGCAAAAGAGTCAAataaataggaaggaaaaagaaatgtttGGTTTGACTTTGACAAGGTATTAACATGATTCTTGGCAACGGAGattagagaaaattttaaaaatattaatgaaaatgaaaagggaatttatatttatgttggaCTTAAGCTTTAGATTAGGTTTTGTTCCCATCTAAACCAAGTCGAAATCAAAACTAAACTCTAGCATAACagaaaattaataacattttctatctatatttttagcatatagtattattattatacaaataGTGGTTGGACAAactaaaattgagaatttcatggataataatttaaatgattttttttatttgtttcaaataaacttatatttattttataagttgattatttatattttcaaatatgtaaACATTATATACTTTATATATTAACTAAGCAAAAATTTAATATGCATTTAGTGATGCTTTTTTGTAAATGTATCTCATGTATATGTATGAGATTACAAACTAGTTCATTAAAACTAGAATACACAgctattaaattataattaaaataaaactcaaatgCCCTTAAAATTGCAATTTTCAATGCAcaatagtttcaaaaaaaaaaaaaaaagccaaaattagttaataaaaaaataaggctaaaatgcaaattgcaccAGCTAAATTTGACCGTTTGActgaaattcatttcagtcATTTAATTTTACTTTCGTTCAATTGAATTATTTAAGTATcagatttatttaatttaggtcTTTGGaccaattttcattttattgtatGTTAGAAACTAAGAAAATACATACATGCATATTCTTTTTCGAACTCTTTTTGCACAAGTAgctaatataaaatttgagaattaaatattttttctatgttAGAAGATTGTACAATGAGTAAATTAAGTTATAAACAATTTATaaatcaaaaaattgatttaactATACACTAAATATCCAAAACTAGAAAAGTTTGCTTGCGAATTCGTCTATATGAGAAGAAGCTGACTTTCTAGCAAGTTCTCTGAGTTGTGATAAGCTTCTCCCAAGTTTCAAAGCCACCTTCATTTCAAACAATTCcccattttctcttttctcaaaaTCTCTTTCCTCAAGTGTGGTTTCAATTGAATCTTTCAATAGCTGGAAAAATCCACCACAGTTTCTATACATCTCAATCACCATCCCAACTTGTCCACCATGCTCAAAAGCATTAACTGTGCTAGCTAAAGCCCCAGCAGCCACTGCTACTATTGGTGCCCATGATCCATTACCAACAAAAGCTGAGCCCAAGGCTGCAA of the Quercus robur chromosome 10, dhQueRobu3.1, whole genome shotgun sequence genome contains:
- the LOC126702452 gene encoding probable F-box protein At4g22030, which encodes MASVLLLPSSSSSCCCSRKINAAIHVPNLPKLSLSLPKIPMRNLGEELNIRDGFINTIPVEKINDRSHNSSTNIVTTQLYALLEAVADRVEMHANIGEQRDNWNTLLLNSINMITLTAATMAGVAATAGGIGMPLLALKLSSTLLYSAATGMLLIMNKIQPSQLAEEQRNATRLFKQLQSQIQTLLAIGTPAQEDVKEVMEKVLALDKAYPLPLLGAMLEKFPAKFEPASWWPKNQVLQKKNFLHEGKQFNNGWSEELEMEMREIVKVVERKDIEDYVRLGNLALKINKTLAISGPLLTGIAALGSAFVGNGSWAPIVAVAAGALASTVNAFEHGGQVGMVIEMYRNCGGFFQLLQESIETTLEERDLEKRENGELFEMKVALKLGRSLSQLRELARKSASSHVDEFASKLF